The genomic stretch AGCATCCTTTCACCTTTTCTGTATATGGTTTTAAAAACCATATACAGAAAAGGTCGCTGTGGGTGGTCAATTTTCCGTAATCACTAGCTCTTTAACTGATCAATTTTAGAGTATCACAACCATAAGTTGAAGACCCAACCTTTAATTGCCGGACCGGAGCTGTTTTTTTGATGAAATACGTTGCCGACATCATGACCCGGGATGTTTTCCCTCTGCAAGCCAAACAGACTCTGAATGTCGTTCGCCTGCTGATGCGAACCGTAAATGTGCGTCATGTCCCGATCCTGGATGATCAAGGAAGGTTTATCGGTCTCTTGAGCCACCGTGATCTTCTGGCCTACTCGATTTCAAAACTGGCGGACATTGACCCCTTGGAACAAAGTGAACTGGAGCGCAGCATCCTGATCGGCGATGTCATGCGAACCGAGATTGAAACCACGACCCCTAAAACCACCCTGCGTGAGGCGTTAGGACTCATGCTGAAAAAAAAATTCGGTTGTCTGCCGGTCATCGACAAAGATAAGCGGCTGGTGGGAATAGTTA from Pseudomonadota bacterium encodes the following:
- a CDS encoding CBS domain-containing protein, translating into MKYVADIMTRDVFPLQAKQTLNVVRLLMRTVNVRHVPILDDQGRFIGLLSHRDLLAYSISKLADIDPLEQSELERSILIGDVMRTEIETTTPKTTLREALGLMLKKKFGCLPVIDKDKRLVGIVTAEDVIRLAIRLLDKAELTACHESPRD